A portion of the Clostridium gelidum genome contains these proteins:
- the rsmD gene encoding 16S rRNA (guanine(966)-N(2))-methyltransferase RsmD, with protein MRIIAGKARGHKLIPPATMETRPTLDRVKEAMFSTIQSYIPEGVVVDVFSGTGSLGLEAASRGASEVYLFDKSAVTFPLLKQNVESLKFQEFCFPINTDAYVGLKQLASKGKKFDIIFIDPPYCKEMIPEAMKIVKEHDLLKDDGIIVTKIDTIEEIYEEYENIKLIKSKKYGNTTVCYYKYEEK; from the coding sequence TTGAGAATAATAGCAGGAAAAGCAAGAGGACATAAATTGATACCTCCAGCGACAATGGAAACTAGACCAACATTAGATAGAGTTAAGGAAGCTATGTTTAGCACAATTCAATCATATATACCAGAGGGCGTAGTTGTAGACGTTTTTTCAGGGACAGGAAGCTTGGGATTAGAAGCTGCCAGCAGAGGGGCAAGTGAGGTTTACTTATTTGATAAGAGTGCAGTTACATTCCCACTGTTAAAGCAAAATGTTGAAAGTCTTAAATTTCAAGAATTTTGTTTTCCTATAAACACGGATGCATATGTAGGACTTAAACAATTAGCAAGCAAAGGAAAAAAATTTGATATAATATTTATTGATCCACCTTATTGTAAAGAAATGATTCCAGAAGCTATGAAAATTGTTAAGGAACATGATTTATTAAAGGATGATGGAATAATAGTTACGAAAATAGATACTATTGAAGAAATTTATGAAGAATATGAAAATATAAAGTTAATAAAGAGCAAGAAGTATGGAAATACAACTGTATGTTATTATAAGTATGAGGAGAAATAA